In Mastigocladopsis repens PCC 10914, a single window of DNA contains:
- a CDS encoding PhnD/SsuA/transferrin family substrate-binding protein, translating into MVDCAAIDSVVLEQELRDFPELSHHLQVVEVLEPSPMPPLVVAQHLGASLIQQLLFALLKPDAELQAAMQQVAVQRFAVVKLEEYNVLADIYNMCLNNGFEAFG; encoded by the coding sequence TTGGTAGATTGTGCAGCAATTGACAGTGTCGTATTAGAGCAGGAACTGCGCGACTTCCCCGAATTATCTCATCATCTGCAAGTAGTGGAAGTGCTAGAACCGTCTCCTATGCCGCCGTTGGTGGTAGCTCAGCATCTTGGGGCATCCCTGATTCAGCAGCTTCTCTTTGCCCTACTTAAGCCAGATGCAGAACTACAAGCCGCAATGCAACAAGTGGCAGTTCAACGTTTTGCAGTGGTGAAGTTGGAAGAGTACAACGTACTTGCTGATATTTACAATATGTGTCTAAATAACGGGTTTGAGGCTTTTGGTTAA
- a CDS encoding beta-class carbonic anhydrase, with protein sequence MSQILEEVLSANHAYIETFGNKGELAMPPRRRFAILTCMDARLDPAKFAGLVEGDAHVIRNAGGRASDDAIRSLVISYKLLGTQEWFVIHHTDCGMETFTNEVMRNLLASSLKTALLDDKGWHDVDLSSGAVEGEFIDWLTINDQAKSVCADIKRIRSHPLVPREISIYGYLYDVKTGKLIEVPEAKAIGQAYL encoded by the coding sequence ATGAGTCAAATTTTAGAAGAAGTCTTATCTGCAAACCACGCTTACATTGAAACATTTGGTAACAAAGGCGAACTCGCTATGCCTCCACGCCGTCGGTTTGCTATTCTTACCTGCATGGATGCTCGACTTGATCCAGCCAAGTTTGCTGGATTGGTTGAAGGAGATGCTCATGTGATTCGTAATGCAGGTGGACGTGCCAGTGATGATGCTATTCGCTCGCTTGTCATCTCTTACAAACTACTTGGGACACAGGAGTGGTTCGTGATTCACCACACTGATTGTGGAATGGAAACCTTCACCAACGAAGTCATGCGGAATTTACTCGCGAGTAGTCTCAAAACCGCCCTTTTAGATGACAAGGGTTGGCATGATGTGGACTTGAGTTCGGGAGCGGTTGAAGGAGAGTTCATCGATTGGTTGACTATCAACGACCAGGCAAAAAGTGTCTGTGCAGACATAAAGCGGATTCGTTCGCACCCGTTGGTTCCGCGTGAAATTTCTATCTACGGCTACCTCTATGATGTTAAGACTGGGAAATTGATTGAAGTTCCCGAAGCTAAAGCAATTGGTCAAGCTTATTTATAA
- a CDS encoding PhnD/SsuA/transferrin family substrate-binding protein — protein sequence MAYLQPQVTRLTQLRGVSYLAPNWFNFYETILAYLGRVLGVETQLYQGECSPLEDPVLLKDQLDLAFICGLPLIRYCQVVPHQLQALVAPVMQAPRYQDRPIYFSDVIVNAASNLATFEDLALKKVCYNDPGSNSGYNLLRYRLIQGGHPKNFFSKEYNQVLTSAQFVGLQTVW from the coding sequence GTGGCATACCTTCAGCCGCAAGTCACTAGATTAACTCAACTGCGGGGTGTGTCTTACCTGGCTCCTAATTGGTTCAATTTCTACGAAACCATTTTGGCTTATCTAGGTCGTGTTTTGGGAGTTGAAACACAGCTTTACCAAGGTGAATGCAGTCCACTAGAAGACCCCGTACTCTTAAAAGACCAACTGGATTTGGCATTCATTTGTGGATTACCGTTGATTCGCTATTGCCAGGTTGTACCACATCAGTTGCAAGCTTTGGTTGCTCCAGTGATGCAAGCACCACGCTATCAAGACCGTCCCATTTACTTTTCAGACGTGATTGTGAATGCTGCCAGCAATTTGGCAACCTTTGAGGATTTGGCTCTGAAAAAAGTCTGCTACAATGATCCAGGCTCCAACAGCGGCTACAACCTGCTGCGCTATCGGTTAATTCAAGGCGGACATCCCAAAAACTTCTTTAGCAAGGAATACAATCAGGTTCTCACCAGCGCTCAATTCGTTGGGTTGCAGACGGTTTGGTAG
- a CDS encoding pentapeptide repeat-containing protein, with protein sequence MATPSVRRSNQSSRAKESGKSNSLSLATRRIAAWAAEMTLVVASGLVPFGMGAYANSRSDLNRVPLNPLLVQTERAIARPLALPVSYGIRNVAWPSNFLWTIALLAPLTLSGWQLYLLAKTGSTLAKHQFGIKVVNALGKPPGFKAVIVREGVGRWGLPTAIAYFLWRNSFLFPSLGAFTSLATIMLVLEATGFPWQQNRRALHDRLAGTYSIDATKPFTSPSQHDGKRIQSQLTETDEEDAIASIVITPDQPSQESKLWRWMRQYPSQTLLGVALLSMSAVLAILVGTQVYIQTLQNQQLTEQRNSQQFLALIEQLNNSKLAATNEERQKAILAMGTLNDPQAIQYLVNLLSQETNPILVETIQQALVSVGPKAIPNLKRMNQFLVGELEPGRGSRALPREVLQKQLQANQRTINKILAVYNGQSNDLDLTNVHLGQNGSEPNSFNLVLNKIDLGGIKFKSANLSFGSFKGSRFRGAGEDGRWDTYDDRIADLSQARMTQANLAEANLSRVLMSRTDLSRATLYKANLSNARLTGANLSSAQLEGADLQGVVLENASLTGADLSNAHLKDADLYAARLGRVIAVGTQLSFANLIKTDWQGADLTGAYLDHANLSNANLSATRLANAILRSANMENTNLRNADLSLADLRGANLTGADFQGTILSSSKQDQTEQFVQTPAIGAQSAVVDGVDFTQVKNLDAKQIAYICTQGGLHPRCP encoded by the coding sequence ATGGCAACCCCAAGTGTGAGGAGAAGTAATCAATCTAGTCGAGCCAAAGAATCGGGAAAATCCAACTCATTGTCCTTAGCGACTAGGCGCATTGCCGCTTGGGCAGCAGAAATGACACTGGTGGTTGCCAGTGGATTGGTGCCCTTTGGGATGGGTGCATATGCCAATTCTAGAAGCGATTTGAATCGAGTGCCACTCAACCCCTTGTTAGTACAGACGGAACGTGCGATCGCCCGCCCCTTAGCTCTACCTGTCAGCTACGGCATCCGTAACGTAGCATGGCCCAGCAATTTCTTATGGACAATAGCCTTGCTAGCACCCCTGACACTTTCGGGCTGGCAATTGTATTTACTGGCTAAAACTGGTAGCACACTGGCGAAACATCAGTTTGGGATTAAAGTTGTCAACGCTCTTGGGAAACCGCCAGGGTTCAAAGCCGTTATCGTGCGAGAGGGAGTCGGTCGTTGGGGTTTGCCAACGGCGATCGCCTATTTTCTGTGGCGCAACAGCTTCTTGTTTCCCAGTTTGGGTGCTTTTACGAGCTTGGCGACTATCATGCTTGTGTTGGAAGCGACAGGTTTCCCTTGGCAGCAAAACCGTCGCGCACTGCACGACCGACTCGCAGGGACTTACAGTATAGATGCCACCAAACCATTTACATCACCATCTCAACATGATGGCAAACGAATTCAGTCTCAGTTGACCGAAACAGACGAAGAAGACGCGATCGCATCAATTGTAATCACCCCAGACCAGCCAAGCCAAGAATCTAAGCTGTGGCGATGGATGCGACAATATCCAAGTCAGACGCTGCTTGGAGTGGCGCTCCTTAGCATGAGTGCAGTATTGGCAATATTAGTAGGGACTCAAGTCTACATTCAAACTCTGCAAAATCAGCAACTCACCGAGCAGCGCAACAGCCAGCAGTTTCTTGCACTTATTGAACAGTTAAATAATTCCAAATTGGCAGCGACAAACGAGGAACGCCAGAAAGCAATATTGGCAATGGGTACTCTCAATGATCCCCAGGCAATCCAATACCTTGTCAACTTGCTTTCTCAGGAAACCAACCCTATCTTAGTTGAAACAATTCAGCAAGCTTTGGTAAGCGTTGGACCTAAAGCTATCCCCAATTTAAAACGCATGAATCAGTTCCTGGTTGGCGAGTTAGAGCCTGGAAGAGGCAGCAGAGCATTACCACGAGAAGTGCTACAAAAGCAGTTGCAAGCTAACCAGCGTACAATTAATAAGATTTTGGCTGTCTACAACGGTCAAAGCAATGACTTGGATCTAACCAATGTCCACCTCGGTCAAAACGGCTCTGAGCCAAACTCCTTCAATTTAGTACTCAATAAAATTGATTTAGGGGGAATTAAGTTCAAATCCGCAAACCTATCCTTTGGCAGCTTCAAGGGGAGTCGCTTCCGGGGAGCAGGCGAAGATGGTCGCTGGGATACCTACGACGATAGGATTGCTGATTTAAGCCAAGCACGGATGACGCAAGCTAATCTCGCTGAAGCGAACCTTAGCCGTGTCTTGATGAGCCGTACTGATTTGAGCCGCGCCACTCTCTACAAAGCTAACTTATCCAATGCACGCCTAACTGGTGCTAACCTCAGTAGCGCTCAGCTAGAAGGAGCCGATTTGCAAGGTGTCGTGTTGGAAAATGCCAGTCTTACAGGAGCCGACTTGAGCAATGCACACTTGAAAGACGCGGATCTGTATGCTGCTCGTCTGGGTCGCGTCATTGCGGTAGGAACCCAATTGTCATTTGCCAACTTAATTAAAACTGATTGGCAAGGAGCAGACCTCACAGGAGCTTATTTGGATCATGCCAACCTCAGTAATGCTAACCTGAGCGCCACTCGTCTTGCTAATGCTATTTTGCGCTCCGCCAACATGGAAAATACCAACTTACGAAATGCCGACCTGAGCCTTGCAGATTTACGGGGGGCAAATCTCACAGGAGCTGATTTTCAGGGCACAATTCTTTCCTCCAGCAAACAAGACCAAACCGAGCAATTTGTGCAAACCCCAGCTATAGGAGCGCAATCTGCTGTCGTGGATGGAGTAGATTTCACTCAAGTTAAAAATTTAGATGCCAAGCAAATCGCTTACATTTGCACTCAAGGAGGTCTTCATCCTCGTTGCCCATAA